Genomic segment of Candidatus Thermoplasmatota archaeon:
CACGTGACGCGGGTCCGCGGCAAAGAGCCGCCGCGCATCCTCGATGGAGTGCGTGAACGCGTACAACGCGATGGCGCCGCCCGCCACGAGACCCCCCACGAACCCGCCGCCCGGCTCGTGGTGCCCCCGCAGCAGCAGTAAGAGCGCGAAGAGGACGAGCAGGGAGAAGAGGAAGCTCGTGGCCGTGCGCGCGATGACGGTCGTCATGACGGCGGCCTCCGCGTGCCAAGGAGCGCGAGCACGCCGACGGCGGCCACGGCAAGCACGGTGATCTCGCCAAGCGTGTCGAGCGCGCGGAAGTCGACGAGGATCACGTTCACCACGTTTCGGCCGTGCCCCTCGGGGACGCTCGTCTCTCCGAAGTAGCCGGAGATCTTCTCCGGCGCGGGGGCCGCAAGGGCGGCCAGAACGAGCGCGCCCACGACGACCCCGATCGAGAGCGCAATCGCCCCGTCCCGCCGCAGGGTCGGCCGCGACGAGCGCTGGGTGAAGCGCGGAAGCCGGCGCAGGATGAGGACGAAGAGCACGACCGTAAGCGTCTCGAAGAGGATCTGCGTCATGGCCAGATCCGGCGCGCCAAAGAACAGGAACACGACGGCCGTTCCGTATCCCACCACACCCAACGCCACGACGGCCGTAAGGCGCGAGGACGACAGGCACGTCACGGCGGCCGCCGAGAGCATGACGAAGGCGATCACGACCTCGTGCACGCGGATGTCCGAGGAGAGGCCAAAGCGCGGGACGCCTGCGGCCGAGAGCGCCAAGGCGGCCAGGAGCGCGGCCACGGCAAGCGCCACGCCGACGTAGCCGCGCAGGCGGCCGTGGTGGACGATGAGCGTGAGCCGCGAGGCGAGCACGGGAAGGGCGTCCATGCCCCGCGCGTACGCGCGGGAGGGTCCGTACCGCAAGACGCGCTCCAGTCGCGTGTGGACGCCGTGCAGGCTTACCCATCCCTTGAACAGCACGAAGCCGCCGGCAAGCGCCGCGAGGCTCAACGCAAGCGCGGGCGTGAACCCGTGCCACAGCAAGAGGTGCGCGGAGCTTACCGGACCCAAGGCGGCGGAGGCCGTGGCCGCCGTGAGGGGCTTCTCGACGAGGTGGGGCAGCGCGCCGAGGAGGAGCCCGGCCACGGCAAGGAGAAGCGGGCCGCCCCACATGGCGAGCGAAACCTCGTGCGGTTCACGAGGAGTCGGGCGCGTCGGCCCGAGGAACGGACGCACGCCCACGATGCCGGCCACGGCCACGAGGAAGGCGCTTGCAACAAGCGCGAGCGCAAGCGCCGCAAGCGGCGCGGCCTCCACGAGGGCTTCGATCAGGAGCTCCTTGCCGATGAAGCTGAAGAAGGGGGCAAGGCCGGCCAGGGAGAGCGAGGCAAGCAGCGCGGCGGCCGCCGTGAACGGCATGGCGCGGCGCAGTCCCGAAAGGTCGTCGATGTTGCGCGTTCCCGTCGCGTGGTCCACGGCGCCGGCGACGAGGAAGAGGCTTCCCTTGTACAGCGCGTGCGCGAGGAGGAACACCATGGCGGCCAGAACGGCCGCGTCCGTGCCGACGCCAAGCAAGAGCGTGAGCGTGCCAAGCGCGCTCACGGTCGAGTAGGCGAGCACGAGCTTAAGATCGGTCTCCCGCAGCGCCAGGTACGCGCCGACGAGCATGGTGACCGCGCCAACGGCCGTGACCGTGATCTCCCAGGCGGGCGTGCCGCCAAGGCCCGGGTGCAGGCGGGCCAGGAGGTACACGCCGGCCTTCACCATCGTGGCCGAATGCAGGTAGGCGCTGACGGGCGTCGGGGCCGTCATGGCGCCGGGAAGCCAGAAGTGGAACGGGAACTGCGCCGACTTTGTGAAGGCGCCCGCAAGGACGAGCGCAAGCGCCGGCAGATACCACGCGTGCGCGCGGATCGCCTCCCCGGAGGCGGCCATGACGGAGAGCTCGCCCGAGCCGACGACGACGGTGAGAAGGACAAGACCGGCGAGGAGGGCAAGCCCGCCCCCGGCCGTGACGAAGAGGGCTTGGAGAGCCATGGTGCGCGCGTGCTGGTTCTCCTGGTGGAATCCGATGAGAAGGAAGGACGTGAGGCTCGTGAGCTCCCAGAACACGAACAGTCCCACGGCGTTGTCCGAGAGAACGAGTCCGAGCATCGAACCCATGAAGAGCAGGAGCAGGCCCAGCAAGCGGCCGGTTCGCGGGTCGCCGTCCATGTACGCGCCTGCGTAGAGGAGGACGAGGACGCCCACGCCCGTGATGAGAAGCGCGAACAGGAGCGACAAGCCGTCCAGCCGGAACGAGAAGGCGACGTCCAACTGCGGGAGGAAGGGGATCGTCTGGACAACGCTTGCGCCTGCGACAAGCGGCTCCAGAACGAGGAGGTAGTCGACGAACAGGAAGGCGGGAAGCAGCGCTGCAACCCAGGCGGCGGCGCGGCCCAGCAGACGCGGCAGGAACACGGCGAGCGCCCCGGCCGCAAAGCACGCGAGGACGCCGATGGAAAGTTCCAGCCCCATGGCGGGAAGCGAACTCCGGGAGGCGGGTATAGCGTTTGCCATTGGCGTCCGCGGGCCCAATGCCTAAAATAGCCGGGACGGCTTCGTTTCGGCGTGCGGTCGCCCCTACCAGAAGGCGCGGGGGACTTCGCGACGTCGGCGCCGGCCATCGTCCGAGTGTTCCGAGGCGAGGTCGTCGAGAGCGCGCACCGGGTCCACGTGGCCGCCGTCGACTCGGAAGGCCGCCTGCAAGCCTTCGCGGGCGATCCGCGGCGCGTGACGTTCACGCGGTCGTGCGCGAAGCCCTTCCAGGCGCTCCCGCTTCTCTCGACGGGCGCTCTTGAGCGCTCCGGCTCCTCCGACCGCGAGCTTGCGATCGCGTGCGGAAGCCACGGCGGCGAGCCCGCGCACGTGGAGACCGTGCGCGCGTGGCTTGCACGGCTGGATTTGGACGAAGCCGCGCTTGGGTGCGGGCGCCACGCGCCGCTCACCCGATCCGCCGCGCGCGTCGTCGGAGCCGACTACGGTTCGCTCCACCACAACTGCTCCGGCAAGCACGCGGGCATGCTCGCCGTGGCGCGAACGCTCGGCGAACCGCCCGAATCGTACCTCGATCCTTCGTCGGCCACGCAAGCTTGCGTCGTGGAGGCGGTCGCGCGCGAGGCGGGCGTGCCCAAGGACGCGATCCGGACGGCCACCGACGGATGCAGCGCGCCCAACTTTGCGCTCCCGCTTGCCACGATCGGGCGCCTGTTCGCGAGGCTGGGCGCCGCGCGGCAGGGCGACCTCGCGCGCGTGCGCGGCGCCATGCTTGCCCATCCCGAGATGATCGCGGGGACGGACGCCTTCGACACCGACCTTGCCCGCGCCTTTGGGGGCGCCGTCGTCTCCAAGGTGGGCGCGGAAGGCGTGCTCGGAATCGCTACCCCGCGCGTGGGGATTGCGCTGAAGGTGGACGACGGCGCCACGCGCGCGCGCCCTCCCGTGGCCTTGGCCGTGCTCGAAGCGCTGGGCTTCGCGCCCGCCGATCCCAAGCCGCTGGAGCGTCATGCCGACTCGGCGCTGCGCAACTACGCGGGGAACGTCGTGGGGCGCCTCGACGTCGAGCTTGCGATGCGGCGCGTCTGACGCTCACCAGCCGCCAGGCTCCGTGCCGGCGCGCATGCGCTCGACGAGCGCCAGAAGGCGCGCATGCATCCCCTCGGTCGTGTCGCGCATCGCGCCCCCGTGCGCGGGAAGCACCCATTCGAAACGGTGCTCCCTCGCCAGCCGCGCGAGCGACTCGATCTGCCGTTCCCACGACCACCATGCGACCGACTTCCAGGCGCCAAGGTCGCGCCGGATCCGGCTTCCGAACAGGGAGTCGCCCGTGAAGAGCGACGCGTCGTCCACGAGGTACATCGAGTGTCCTTTCGTGTGGCCGGGCGTGGGGATCGCGAGGACCCCGCGTTGGACCTCCGCTTCGTCCCGGAACGTGCGGAGGGGCACGCCCCCGGGCGCGGCGTCGGCGTCGTCCTCGTGGATCCAGACTTCCGCCGCAAAGCGCCTCGCGTACCGGCCGGCGTCGGCCACGTCGTCGCGATGCGTGAGAAGGATCTTCGAGAGCCCGCCGCGCGCGGCAAGCGCGCGCTCGACCGGAGCGGCCCAGCGGGGCGAATCGACCATGAGGTTGCCCTGCGGGCGCTCGACGAGGTAGCTCATGGCTCCAAAGCTGTCCGGGCTTGCGTAGCCCAGCCGGGAAACCCCGGACCCGCCGTCGATCGGCCACGGGTACGCACGCTCCACGACATCGCGCGTGAGCGGCCCGCCCACGCTTCCCGTCGGGCACGCAAGCGCCCCGCGCGCGGCCAGCAGCGCCTCCTCCGGGTCCGCCGGTTGGCGGGCAACGTAGGAGAGACCGTCGCGCAGCGACTCCGCGAACAGACGCGGCGCGAGGTTGCGGACAAGGTCGCAGTCGATGCAGGTGGAGTCCACGAACCACGGTCCCGGCGCGTTTTCCGGATGGCGACGACGCGGATCGGCCATCGCCTTGCCCATGGCGACGCAAGCATAAAAGTGGCGCGAGCGCCCTGCCGCCTTGTTGCTCCGTCTCCTGCGTGGCCTCGTGTACGAGATCCGCCCCCTGCCCATGGGGGCCGCTCTCCTGGCCGCGCTGCTTGGTGTGCGGGTGGCGCACGGCGAACTCGCGCTCGCGTTCCCGTTCCTTGCCCTCGTGTTCCTCGGGCTGTACGCCGGACACCTTCTCGACAGCTACGTCGACTACGAGTTGCGCCACGAACCCAAGCTCGTGTACCTCGGAATCTTCGAGGATTCAGGCGGGCTCCTCGCCGGCCGCGAGCTCCTTGCCGCCACGGCGGTTTCGCTTGTCGCCTTCGCAACGCTTCTGGCAAGCGTCGCGCACGCGGGCCTCGCCTTCGTCCTCGTGGCCCTCTCCGGCGCCGCCATCGCCGTGGCGTACGCTCCGCTCCTCGACCGGAACCCGGTGACGGTGAGCCTCGCGTACCCGGTTGGCGTCGTGGCCGCCTTCCTCGGGGGTGCCCTGTGGGCCACGCCCTCGCCCGATCCGCGGCTCGCCCTCTTCGCCCTCGTGCTCGCGACGTACCTCGTGGGGGGGAAGATCGTCTCCGACGAGATCGACCTTGCAAGCGACGCGGCCATGGGCAAGCGCACGGCGCAGGTCGCCCTGGGCCGCGCGCGCGCCCGGCGTCTGGGCCACGCGCTCTGCGTCGCGGGGTTGGCGGTGGCGACGGCGCTTGCGTTGACCGGCGTGGCGTCGCTTGTCTCGCTCGTTGGCGTGGCGGGGGCGGCGGCGCTCCTTGCCCAAAGCGCCCGCATGCCCGTCGAGCGCGGCATCGTCGTGCTCGTGGCCGGAGGCTACGTCTACCTCGTCACCTTGTTCGTGGCGTAGGCGACGGCGCCTCGGGCGCGCGCGGTCGCGGCCTTGCCGTAGTTCGTGATGGCAATGCCGCCCAGCACGAGCGCGCCGCCGGCTGCAAGAAGCGGCGTGACCGGTGCGCCAAGGAGCGCTGCGGCCCACAGGATGGCCACGACGGGCATGAGGTAGACGAACACGGCCACCTGCGAGGCGTCCGCTCGTGAGAGCGCGTGGAACCACAGGATCGTGGTGAGGGCGCTCGAGAAGACGCCAAGGAAGAGGATCCACGCCCATCCCGACGGCGAGACCGAAAGCGTAGCCGCGGCGAGGTTTGGCGCGTAGGCGGGAAGCCCGGCGACGAGGATCGCGGTGCCGGCGACCGTGGACCACGTGGCGATCTCGACGCCCGAGTATCGGGCGGTCAGAGGCTTGCCCGCGACGGTGAACACGGCCCAGCTCGCGGGCGCAACGAGGATGAGGGCCGCGTGCTCGACGGCGACGAGCGTGAGCTCCTGGCCGGGCGTGCCAAAGCCCACGATGACCGTGACGCCGGCCATGGCCGTGAGGACGCCTAGCACCTTGAGGCGCGTGAGCGCCTCCCCGAGGAGCGCGCTTGCCAGAAGCAGCGTCCACACGGGCATGCTTGCGACGAGCAAGGCGGCGGTGCCCGGCGGCACGACGACCTGGCCGGAATAGAGAGCGAGCGGGTAGGCGACGGTCGAGGCCACGCCGAGGAGGAAGAACCTTGGCGCGTCGGTTCGCGCGGGCCATCGGAGCGCTCCGACGGCAGCAAGGACGGGCAGGAGCGAGGCGGTCGCGATCACGTGGCGCAGGAAAGTGAGCTCGCCCGGCGAGACCTGCAGGAGCGCCTGGTCGATGGCCGTGTATGCGAGGCCCCAGATGACGACGGTGAGCAGGAGCAGCGCGCCCACGGGAACGGCCATCGGCGCCGACGACCCGTCGGGCAACCTTAAGGATTGCGGCGGCGTTGGCGACGACGATGCGCTTCAAGGCCGCCGTCGTGCAGATGGACTGCGTTTCGGGCGATCGTGCGGCAAACGCGGCCAAGGCCATGACCCTCGTCCGGCAGGCCGCCTCGCAAGGCGCGCGACTCATCGTGCTGCCCGAGATGTTCAACACGGGCTACCTGCCGCATCGCGCGAAGGAACTTGCCGAGACCATGCGAAGCGCCACGCTTGGCGATCTTGCCGCGCTTGCGGCCAAGCGCGACGTGTGGATCGCAGGCGCCATGCTGGAGCGCGGCGAGGACGGACGCTTCTACGATACGGCGTTCCTCGTCTCGGGCGTCGGCGTGGCGGCGACGTACCGGAAGGTGCACCTGTGGGACGCCGAGAAGGCGCATCTTGCGCCAGGCTCGCGGATCGCCCAGTGGAACTGCCGCCTGGGCACCATGGGGCCGCTTGTCTGCCACGATCTCGAGTACCCCGAGCAGGCGGCCGCCTACCCGCCGCTTGGCGCCCGGTACCTCGTCGCGCCGTCCGCGTTCTTCACCGCCGAGCTTTGGGAGCGCGTGACCGTCGACCGCGCACGCGAAACCGGGTGCTATCTGCTGGCTGCCAACCGCGTGGGCGGTGGGGAAGCCGAGGGCGGCCGGCGGTTCTGCGGGCGCTCGCGCGTCGTGGATCCGCACGGCAAGGTGCTCGTCGACGCCGGCGACCAGGAAGGCGTGTTCCTCGCGGAGATGGATCCCGAGGTCGTGCAGAACCTGCGCAAGGCTCGGGCCGGAGTTCCCGGGTGAATCTCACCGCCGCTTGAGAACGTTCAACGCGCTTCCGGCCTTGAACCACTCGATCTGGTCCGCGTTCAACGTGTGGCGCGCCTCGAACGTGCGCTCGGCCCCGTCCGCGTGGTGGAGCGTCACCTGGACGGGCCGGCCGGGCGCAAGCGACGAGAGCCCGCGGATCGAAACGTGGTCCCGCTCGTCGACGGCAAGGTAGTCGTCGCGGCTGGCAAACGTGAGCGGCAGGACGCCCTGCTTCTTGAGGTTCGTCTCGTGGATGCGGGCGAAGCTTCGCGCGATCACGGCCGCGCAGCCGAGGAAGCGTGGGCTCATGGCCGCGTGCTCGCGCGAGGAGCCCTCGCCGTAGTTCTCGTCGCCCACGACGACCCAGCGGAGCGCCTGCTTGCGATAGTCGCGCGCCACGGCGGGCACCGAGTCGCGCCCGCCCGTGATCAGGCTGAGGGCCTTGCCGGTCTCGCCCGTGAAGGCGTTCACCGCGCCAAGGAACATGTTGTCGCTGATCTTGTCGAGGTGACCGCGGAATCGAAGCCAGGGCCCGGCCGGGCTGATGTGGTCGGTCGTGCACTTGCCGCGCACCTTGAGGAGCAGCGGGAGCCGCTCCAAGTCCCGGCCGTCCCACGGCGCAAACGGCTCAAGCGGCGAGAGGCGCTCGCTTCCCGGGCGGAAGACGACCTGCACCGCGCGCCGATCGGAGGGCGGCGGCGCGTAGCCGAGGTTGTCGCGCTCGAAGCCGGAGGCAGGCACCTCGGGCGCCGGCGGCGGCGGCTCGAGGCGCCAGCGCTTGCCGTCGGGCGCCACAAGCTCGTCGCGCGAGGGGTCGAAGTCCAGCCGCCCCGCGAGGCCGTAGGCGACGACCATCTCCGGCGAACCGACGAAGGCAAGCGTGTTCGCGTTGCCGTCGTTGCGCTTGGGGAAGTTGCGGTTGTAGGAGGTGACGATGACATTCGTCTCGCCGGGCTTGAGTTCGGGGCGGCTCCACTGCCCGATGCAGGGTCCGCAGGCGTTGGCGAGCACGGTTGCGCCGATGGCCGAGAGCGCCGCCATCTGCCCGTCGCGCTGGATCGTGAGGTTGATCTGCTCGCTGCCGGGCGTCACGAGGATGGGCGTGGGCGCCCTGTGACCGTGCGCGTGGGCCTGGCGCGCCACCGTGGCCGCGCGCTCCATGTCCTCGTAGCTCGAGTTCGTGCAGCTTCCCACGAGCGCGACGGCGACTTTTTGCGGGTAGCCTTCCTTGGCCACGGCCTCCTTCATCGCCGAGACGGGCCGGGCAAGGTCGGGCGTGTGCGGGCCCACGAGGTGGGGCTCCAAGGTCGAGAGGTCGATCTCGACGACGCGGTCGAAGAACCGCTCCGGGTTCGCCTCGACCTCGGAGTCGGCCACGAGGAGATGCTTGTGCCGGTCGGCAAGCTCGGCGAGCGCGCCGCGGCCCGTGGCGCGAAGGTACACCGCCATGCGCTCGTCGTACGGGAAGACGGACGTCGTGGCGCCCACCTCGGCGCCCATGTTCGTGATGGTGGCCTTGCCCGTGCAGGAGAGGGCGCGCGCGCCCGGGCCGAAGTACTCGACGACGGCGTTCGTGCCGCCTTCCACCGTCAGGATGCCCGCGAGCTTGAGGATCACGTCCTTGGGGGCCGTCCAGCCGGAGAGCTTGCCCGTGAGCTTCACGCCGATCGTCTTCGGATGGAGAACCTCCCACGGGAAGCCCGCCATCACGTCCACGGCATCGGCGCCGCCCACGCCGGCGGCGAACATCCCAAGCCCGCCCGCGTTTGGGGTGTGGGAGTCCGTGCCGATCATCATGCCGCCGGGGAAGGCGTACTGCTCGAGCACGACCTGGTGGATGATGCCGGCGCCGGGCCGCCAGAACCCCATGCCATATCGGTGTGCGGCGCTCTGCAGGAACTGGAACACCTCCTGGTTCTGGTCGAGCGCGCGGGCAAGGTCTGGCTTCGCGCCTGCAAGTGCGAGGATGAGGTGGTCGCAGTGCACCGTGGTGGGAACGCGGACCGCGTCGAGTCCGGCGCTCATGAACTGGAGGATGGCCATCTGCGCCGTCGCGTCCTGCATGGCCACGCGGTCCGGCCGCAATTGCAGGTACGCCTTGCCCCGGTCAAGCGAGGCGACCGCCGGGTCGGCCATGTGCCCGAAAAGCAGCTTGTCCGCCAGCGTGAGAGGGCAGTTGAGGCCCTGGCGCGCCACGGCCAGGCGCTCCTCCAGCCTCCGGTACGCCGCCGCGACGAACTCGGGCGTGGACTCGATGGGCGGAGGGGAAAGGGAGGGGCTCCCGGGAGGTTTGGACATCGACTCCCGAGAGCCGTGGGGGGCGTAAAAACGTTGGGTCGCGCCCTCACCTACCGGGGAACGAGCCGCAGCGCCGTGTCGATCGCGTGCTGGCGGAAGGTCACCGCCACGCCCCCTTCGACTCGGCCCAGCCACTGGCCCGACCCAAGGCCCACGGGCGCGCCTTCGTCCTTGCCGTACGCGTCGACGTAGAACGGCAGGCGGCCGCTTGCATCGAGAAGCACCTCGCCGTTGATCATGCGGGAATGCTGCCACGTCCGCGGCACGGTCACCCTGCAGGCCCCCGTCGGGCCGATGTAGCTGCAACTCCGAGTTTGCCAGCCGTTTTGGCCTTGGAGGTGTCCCGTGCACGTTCGGGATCCAAGGCCGCCTGAGCATTCGAACGTCGCCGTGGAGCTCCCGGAGCATTCAAGCTGCGTGGTCGTCGAGGACCGGACACGGTGGCTGTACGCTCGGAAGACCATGACGTTGATCTCCCATCCGCTCTGCTGCGTCTCCGAGGAGACGTTTGCGGTGCAGGAGCCGGACACGGTTCCGCTCACGAGGCGAACCTGCGGACCCGACGCTTCGACCGGGACCGCGGCGGCTGGCAGAGCCAGGAGGGCGACAAGGCAAGCAAACCCAAGCCTTCGGGCGCAACGCGATGGTGCCATGCGGACGCCTCCTAGAAAGCCTCGAGGGCGCCGCGACCGACCAGGCAGCCGGTCGCCTGCGTTCCTACAGCCCGCGCCAAGGGCCTACGAGGCAAGGGCCCACGAGGGCAGGTCGCGACGCCTGCCCTCGACGTGACCGTCAAGCCGCGGCGGTCACTTGAGCCCGGGAAGCCGGTAGCCGATCGACGGACCCTTCTCGTGCCCCGGCGAGAACGCTTCCCCGCCAACGTAGTAGCCAAACGCGCCGACGTAGCAGCCGGGATCGCGCGGCGGCGGCGGCTCCTCCGACCGAACCAGGAACGAGTCCAGCAGCCAGCGCACGGTGTGGTCGACGTGCGGGTCGCCCGTTTCGGGCTGCGCAAACCAGCAGGCGAAGCCGGCGGGGAGATCGACGAACCATTCCGAGCAGACGTAGTACACGCCCGGCACGGTTCTGCATCCTTGGTTGTGGTCCCCCCTCGCGGGGGAAGCCATCACCGTGGCGGCGGTCAACACGACAAGGGCGATCAGGGCCAGGCATCGGGCGGTCATGCGATCCTCGGCCGCAGAGGCTCCCGGCAGGGCGCTAAGCTTTGTCCCCGCTTGGTTCAGACGACGGCGCCGGAACGAAAACGCGGCGAACCCCGTCGGACCGCTCCTCGATCTCCTGGGCCGCAAGCAAACGCGTCAGGTGGTGACGCACGAGGGCGCTGGAGAGCTGCAGGTTCCGGGCGATCTGCGCGCGCGTTTCTCCCGGGCGCGAGGCGATCTCGGCGTGGATCCGCGCTCCCGTCGGCGAGACGGCGCGGTGGAGCGGCGCGTCCGGCTGTCCGGCGAGGGCCCACACACGGCGGGACCCCACGACGGGCGCGCGGACGATCCCCGCGGCGAGGAGACGTTGCAGGTGGTATTCGGCGGTGGTGCGATCGACGCCCAGATCGCGCGCAAGCGCGCTGGCCGTCGCCGCGCCCCGATCGCGCAGCCGTTCGCACAGGCGCGCGCGCAGCGCGTGATCCAGAACGCGTTCCCGGCCGATCCGGCTGAAGAGAGACGCCGCAAGCGCCAGCAGTCCGGCGACCGTGGTGAAGGCAAGCAGCAGCGGAGGATCCAGGCGCGGAGGGGCGCGCGGGGCTTCGGCCAGTCGCGCGGAAGGCTCGCTTTGCGACGACGGGCCGATCTGCGACGCGTCCGCCGCGCCGGCGACCTTCGCTTCGGGGTCGTCCGCTCCGATGGCCCGCGGTTGGACCGGCGACGGCTCGTGCGCCGGCATCCAGGCGAAGACGGCGGCTGCGGGGTCCGTTCCGGTCGATCCGACGACGGACTCAGACGGTTGCATCGACGGCATCGATACTTCGCCGCGCAGCGTGCGCGGCTCGAACAGCGCGTTGCGGGCAGCGTCGTAGGCGCCCACGACGACGGGGCCCGTCGAGAAGGATGCAGACGGAATGGCCGCGCGGGGCAGCCGGACGTTCTGGGGCGCAAGTTCCAACCGCTCGCGCACGCCGGCGCCCAGAGAGCCTTCGGACACGGATTCGAGCGGCTTGGCCAGCCGCTTGGCCGCGCACCGGCCGGCGGCGGCCAAGCTGGCGCCAAGACCGGATCCTTGCTTTTGGCCGCACGCGCGACGATTCGCGTATTCGATGCCCTCGGTATCTTCGGCCGCATTGCAGAACGGCGAGTCCGGCACCTCGACGAAGGCGTCCAAAACCGTCTCGGGAGCCGAGCACGACGTCAGGGCTTTTGCGGCATCGCCGGACGCCGCCGTCGCGAGCTCCCACGTCTTTCGCACGTATGGGCGAAGGTCGATCTCAAGCTCCAGCAGCACGTCCAAGCCGGGCGTTTTCACGTCGCCGTCTGGAACCGGTGGCGTCGGCGGCGCGGCAACCCCCTGGCGTGCGTCGTGCCCCGCCGCCGTCGCGGCGCACGACGCGCCATCGGCCAACGTGCACTCGACGGTCGCAAGCGGTTGAGCCGCAGCCGGGGAGCCGTACAACAGCAGCAGCGCGAGCGCAATCGCGAGCGGGCGACGTGCACCACGCTGCGCGGCTCTCCCCATGGCCGCCTTCGTTGGATTACCGTATGATAAAGGTTGTCCCCGATCGGTTTCCGTCGGTCGGGGACCATTGCTCCTAGGACGCCGTTGCCCCAAGGATCTGGCCGGCCAGGGGGATCGTCAACGTCAGATTGCGTTGGTCGACGATCGCCGGGCGGTCGCGATGGTCCACCACGAAGGCTCGCACCGCAAGGGAGATCGTCACGTTGGAGCCCTTGGACGCGCCGGTGACGAATCCGGGATTCGCCGGGTTGAAGGGCAGAATTCCAACGCATTTGTCGTCGATGCACACGGGGCCAGGAACCACTTCCGAGGGCGCGTAGCGATAGGCCGTGCTCACGTTGACCTCAAGGTATTGGCTTGGCACGTGATCGATCCGTTCGTGGATCCGCGCGGTAACGGCCCCCGCGGTAAAGACGCGGATCGAAGGGAGCTGGGTGTCGCCGGCGCGCCCGGTGACGACGTAGAAGCTCGGATTGTCCGGGGCCGGCTTGCCCTCGAGTTCAAGCGCGGCGGTCGGCACCCTCGGCGTGGGAACCGCCAGCGAGACGTTTGCAAGCGTTCGTTCCACCCGCGCCGGGCTTGGGATCTCGCCTCGTACGATGGCGCTGGACGGCCCCTCGGCGACGCCCTCCACGGCGCTCACGCGATAGTAGAAGACGGCTCCCTCGGCATGGCCGCCGTCCACGAATTCGAGACCCGTGGTCGAGCCGATGTGCGAGAACCCGCTCGCGGCTCGATCCGAGCGGTAGATCTTGTAACCGGTCACGCCCGCCAGCTTTTCGGGGGGCAGCCAGCGGACGGTGATCTGGTCGTCGTTGGACCCCCAGGCCGCCGACGGCGACCTTGGCCCTCCCGAAGGAATCGGCACGGTCACGCGGATTTCGTCCAGG
This window contains:
- a CDS encoding aconitate hydratase, which gives rise to MSKPPGSPSLSPPPIESTPEFVAAAYRRLEERLAVARQGLNCPLTLADKLLFGHMADPAVASLDRGKAYLQLRPDRVAMQDATAQMAILQFMSAGLDAVRVPTTVHCDHLILALAGAKPDLARALDQNQEVFQFLQSAAHRYGMGFWRPGAGIIHQVVLEQYAFPGGMMIGTDSHTPNAGGLGMFAAGVGGADAVDVMAGFPWEVLHPKTIGVKLTGKLSGWTAPKDVILKLAGILTVEGGTNAVVEYFGPGARALSCTGKATITNMGAEVGATTSVFPYDERMAVYLRATGRGALAELADRHKHLLVADSEVEANPERFFDRVVEIDLSTLEPHLVGPHTPDLARPVSAMKEAVAKEGYPQKVAVALVGSCTNSSYEDMERAATVARQAHAHGHRAPTPILVTPGSEQINLTIQRDGQMAALSAIGATVLANACGPCIGQWSRPELKPGETNVIVTSYNRNFPKRNDGNANTLAFVGSPEMVVAYGLAGRLDFDPSRDELVAPDGKRWRLEPPPPAPEVPASGFERDNLGYAPPPSDRRAVQVVFRPGSERLSPLEPFAPWDGRDLERLPLLLKVRGKCTTDHISPAGPWLRFRGHLDKISDNMFLGAVNAFTGETGKALSLITGGRDSVPAVARDYRKQALRWVVVGDENYGEGSSREHAAMSPRFLGCAAVIARSFARIHETNLKKQGVLPLTFASRDDYLAVDERDHVSIRGLSSLAPGRPVQVTLHHADGAERTFEARHTLNADQIEWFKAGSALNVLKRR
- a CDS encoding helix-turn-helix domain-containing protein, with product MGRAAQRGARRPLAIALALLLLYGSPAAAQPLATVECTLADGASCAATAAGHDARQGVAAPPTPPVPDGDVKTPGLDVLLELEIDLRPYVRKTWELATAASGDAAKALTSCSAPETVLDAFVEVPDSPFCNAAEDTEGIEYANRRACGQKQGSGLGASLAAAGRCAAKRLAKPLESVSEGSLGAGVRERLELAPQNVRLPRAAIPSASFSTGPVVVGAYDAARNALFEPRTLRGEVSMPSMQPSESVVGSTGTDPAAAVFAWMPAHEPSPVQPRAIGADDPEAKVAGAADASQIGPSSQSEPSARLAEAPRAPPRLDPPLLLAFTTVAGLLALAASLFSRIGRERVLDHALRARLCERLRDRGAATASALARDLGVDRTTAEYHLQRLLAAGIVRAPVVGSRRVWALAGQPDAPLHRAVSPTGARIHAEIASRPGETRAQIARNLQLSSALVRHHLTRLLAAQEIEERSDGVRRVFVPAPSSEPSGDKA